The Tardiphaga alba genome includes a window with the following:
- a CDS encoding helicase-related protein, which translates to MAFSNSPLGTGRAPGAGVTAVLGPTNTGKTHLAIERMLAHPSGIIGLPLRLLAREVYNKILARVGPEAVALVTGEEKIKPSKPRYWVSTVEAMPRDLDVSFLAVDEIQIAADLERGHVFTDRILNRRGRDETLLLGAATMRPIVEKLLPGINIVTRPRLSTLEFAGDRKITRQPRRTAIVAFSADEVYAIAELIKRQHGGAAVVLGSLSPRTRNAQVEMFQTGDVDYLVATDAVGMGLNLDVDHVAFASDRKYDGYQFRRLTPSEFSQIAGRAGRATRNGTFGTTGRCEPFEPELVNQLQNHIFDPVKVLQWRNSKLDFSSIAALQVSLALSPRHEALTRAPIAEDLRVLDHAARDPDVREMAQGKDAVEKLWDACQIPDYRRVAPAAHAELVVTIFNFLMKRGRIPDAWFGAQIAQADRTDGDIDTLSGRIAQIRTWTFVANRPDWLADAEHWQGISRELENKLSDALHERLTERFVDRRTSVLMRRLRENTMLNTEIGKTGEVVVEGHTIGRLDGFTFLPDTAEAGSDAKALQAAASKALAGEIDARAEKLSNAPDDQLVLTSDGTLRWTGDAVAKLVAADDVLHPRLRIIADERLTGAPRDAVQARLDLFLKTHIEKLLAPLFELAKAEDVTGIARGIAFQLNEALGVLERQKIAAEMKDLDQPSRAVLRKYGVRFGAYHIYFPNLLKPAARSLAALLWALKQDNVDMSALSSAQHLAGSGRTSFPVDKVLGRDAYRVLGYRHAGERAVRVDILERLADLIRPALSWRENSPGEKPAGAYDGRSFTVTQAMTSLTGSAGEDFASILRALGYRMEKKPALPPAPPKPLAATTPIEAATADAKVEAATDAPVSDAAQADAGPEAAPAGEAVAAEPVAQVEVTEAAEAPVAEETAAPSSASLLPDVSPVASEPVVEAPAEAAPVEAAAAEAAPAETAAADADAPAAEAAAPAEPEMVEVWRPGGRSDERRPPRHDRNRNHHRRDNNAGQAAAPAGQAEGAVADGQRGNRPDRNNGGRRDRDGDRSGGGKDFRRPRSDAPGGGAPNREARGDRNDKGGGRPPRDQRFGGGKGKFGGDKGREGGRDRDRGGATRPFASSASPRDRGGAMDPNSPFAKLAALKEQLGTKE; encoded by the coding sequence ATGGCCTTTTCGAATTCTCCGCTCGGCACAGGCCGGGCGCCCGGCGCCGGCGTCACCGCCGTCCTCGGCCCCACCAATACCGGCAAGACCCATCTCGCCATCGAGCGGATGCTCGCGCATCCCTCCGGGATCATTGGCCTTCCGCTGCGCCTGCTGGCGCGCGAGGTCTATAACAAGATCCTCGCCCGCGTCGGGCCGGAAGCCGTCGCGCTGGTCACCGGCGAGGAGAAGATCAAGCCGTCCAAGCCGCGCTATTGGGTCTCCACCGTCGAGGCGATGCCGCGCGATCTCGACGTCTCGTTCCTGGCCGTGGACGAAATCCAGATCGCCGCCGACCTCGAACGCGGCCATGTGTTCACCGACCGGATTCTGAACCGCCGCGGCCGCGACGAAACGCTACTGCTCGGCGCCGCCACGATGCGTCCGATCGTCGAGAAATTACTCCCTGGAATCAACATCGTAACCCGTCCGCGGCTGTCCACGCTGGAATTCGCCGGCGACCGCAAGATCACCCGCCAGCCGCGCCGCACCGCCATTGTCGCGTTTTCGGCCGATGAAGTTTACGCCATCGCCGAGCTGATCAAGCGCCAGCACGGCGGCGCTGCCGTGGTGCTGGGAAGTCTCTCGCCGCGCACGCGAAATGCCCAGGTCGAGATGTTCCAGACCGGCGATGTGGACTATCTCGTCGCCACCGATGCCGTGGGCATGGGCCTGAATCTGGACGTCGATCACGTCGCCTTCGCCTCTGACCGCAAATATGACGGTTACCAGTTCCGCCGCCTCACGCCGTCCGAATTTTCCCAGATCGCCGGCCGCGCCGGCCGCGCCACGCGCAATGGGACTTTTGGCACCACGGGCCGCTGCGAGCCGTTCGAGCCCGAACTGGTCAACCAGTTGCAGAACCACATCTTCGATCCCGTCAAAGTGCTGCAATGGCGCAATTCGAAGCTGGATTTCTCATCGATTGCGGCCCTTCAGGTCTCGCTCGCGCTGTCGCCGCGCCATGAGGCCCTGACACGTGCGCCAATTGCCGAGGATTTACGTGTCCTCGATCATGCGGCACGAGATCCTGACGTGCGCGAGATGGCGCAGGGCAAGGATGCCGTCGAGAAACTGTGGGATGCCTGCCAGATTCCGGATTACCGCCGCGTCGCGCCCGCCGCACATGCGGAGCTGGTGGTGACGATCTTCAATTTCCTGATGAAGCGCGGCCGCATCCCCGATGCGTGGTTCGGCGCCCAGATTGCGCAGGCGGACCGCACCGACGGCGATATCGACACACTGTCAGGCCGGATTGCGCAGATTCGGACCTGGACCTTTGTGGCAAATCGTCCTGATTGGCTCGCAGATGCCGAACATTGGCAGGGAATCTCCCGTGAACTGGAAAATAAACTGTCAGATGCCCTTCATGAGAGGCTTACAGAGCGTTTCGTTGATCGTCGTACCAGTGTATTGATGCGCCGCTTGCGGGAAAACACGATGCTGAATACTGAAATTGGTAAGACGGGCGAAGTTGTTGTCGAGGGCCACACGATTGGCCGGCTCGACGGTTTTACATTCTTGCCCGATACGGCCGAAGCCGGCTCCGATGCGAAGGCCTTGCAGGCCGCAGCGTCGAAAGCGCTGGCCGGCGAGATCGACGCGCGCGCAGAGAAGCTCTCCAACGCGCCGGACGATCAGTTGGTGCTGACATCCGACGGCACGCTGCGCTGGACCGGTGATGCGGTCGCGAAGCTGGTCGCCGCCGATGACGTGCTGCATCCGCGCCTCCGCATCATCGCCGACGAGCGCCTCACCGGCGCGCCGCGTGATGCCGTGCAGGCCCGTCTCGATCTGTTCCTGAAGACGCATATCGAAAAGCTGCTCGCGCCGCTGTTTGAACTCGCAAAGGCCGAAGACGTCACCGGCATCGCGCGCGGCATCGCCTTCCAGCTCAATGAAGCGCTCGGCGTGCTCGAGCGGCAGAAGATCGCCGCCGAGATGAAGGATCTCGATCAGCCGTCGCGCGCCGTGCTGCGCAAATATGGCGTCCGATTCGGCGCCTATCACATCTATTTCCCGAACCTGCTGAAGCCGGCCGCGCGTTCGCTCGCAGCGCTGCTGTGGGCGCTGAAGCAGGACAATGTCGATATGTCCGCACTGTCCAGCGCGCAGCACCTAGCCGGCTCCGGCCGTACCTCGTTCCCCGTCGACAAGGTGCTCGGCCGCGACGCCTATCGCGTGCTCGGCTATCGCCATGCCGGCGAGCGTGCGGTGCGCGTCGATATTCTCGAACGTCTTGCCGATCTGATCCGTCCCGCTTTGTCGTGGCGCGAGAATTCGCCGGGCGAGAAGCCGGCGGGTGCCTATGACGGCCGCAGCTTCACTGTGACCCAGGCGATGACCTCGCTGACGGGTTCGGCCGGCGAAGACTTTGCCTCGATCCTGCGTGCGCTGGGCTATCGCATGGAGAAGAAGCCGGCGCTGCCGCCTGCACCGCCGAAGCCGCTGGCTGCGACGACGCCGATCGAAGCTGCGACGGCAGATGCCAAGGTGGAAGCCGCCACCGATGCGCCTGTGTCCGATGCCGCACAGGCTGATGCCGGTCCGGAAGCTGCGCCGGCCGGTGAGGCTGTTGCTGCAGAGCCGGTCGCGCAGGTCGAAGTTACGGAAGCCGCTGAAGCTCCCGTCGCGGAAGAGACTGCCGCTCCATCGTCTGCATCGCTGCTGCCGGACGTGTCGCCGGTCGCGAGCGAGCCGGTGGTTGAAGCGCCTGCGGAAGCTGCCCCGGTTGAAGCTGCAGCCGCGGAGGCTGCTCCTGCCGAGACGGCTGCTGCCGATGCAGATGCGCCTGCCGCCGAAGCCGCGGCACCGGCCGAGCCCGAAATGGTCGAAGTCTGGCGCCCCGGTGGCCGTTCCGACGAACGCCGTCCACCGCGTCATGACCGTAACCGCAACCATCACCGCCGCGATAACAATGCCGGCCAGGCTGCGGCCCCGGCCGGCCAGGCCGAAGGTGCCGTCGCTGACGGTCAGCGCGGCAATCGCCCGGATCGCAACAATGGTGGCCGTCGCGACCGCGATGGCGACCGCAGCGGTGGTGGCAAGGATTTCCGCCGTCCGCGCAGCGATGCGCCGGGTGGTGGTGCACCGAATCGCGAAGCCCGTGGCGATCGCAATGACAAGGGCGGTGGGCGTCCGCCGCGCGATCAGCGCTTCGGGGGCGGCAAGGGCAAGTTCGGTGGCGACAAGGGCCGTGAAGGTGGTCGCGACAGGGATCGTGGCGGTGCCACGCGCCCATTCGCATCGAGCGCCTCACCGCGGGATCGCGGCGGCGCCATGGATCCGAATTCGCCTTTTGCCAAGCTCGCTGCGCTCAAGGAGCAGCTGGGCACCAAGGAATGA
- a CDS encoding CarD family transcriptional regulator: MSATASKAGASKRSVSKGPARPPVKDTRTTTRTTAKVPPVKASTTKASAKAPAAKAPVKASPVKAPAAKTQAAKAPVAKTAPTKTSGVKAPAIKVVAPESAQNKRSEMPNKTAKPSAEKPSAEKPVAEKSAAKASAPKTAASKTAVKPAAIKAAAAKLAAEKPRTEKSFAPNTTASAMKAAAAKEQAKLAAAEKPVAAKPVAPAPRAEEPKKTATQRQGFKTNEYVVYPAHGVGQILAIEEQEIAGAKLELFVINFMKDKMTLRVPTAKVINVGMRKLSEPALVKKALETLKGRARIKRTMWSRRAQEYEAKINSGDIVAIAEVVRDLFRSESQPEQSYSERQLYEAALDRLSREIAVVQHITETEAIKEIEGQLAKSPRRGAKAEDAEAGSDDNDDGDEDVAEDEAA, translated from the coding sequence GTGAGCGCGACTGCCAGCAAGGCTGGTGCGAGCAAGCGCAGCGTGAGCAAAGGCCCTGCACGGCCCCCTGTCAAGGACACACGGACGACGACCCGCACCACGGCCAAGGTTCCGCCAGTCAAGGCTTCGACGACCAAGGCTTCGGCCAAGGCGCCTGCAGCCAAAGCTCCGGTTAAGGCTTCTCCCGTCAAGGCTCCTGCAGCCAAGACGCAGGCAGCCAAGGCCCCGGTAGCGAAAACGGCGCCAACCAAGACCTCTGGTGTGAAGGCTCCTGCGATCAAGGTCGTCGCGCCCGAGTCCGCCCAGAACAAAAGAAGTGAAATGCCGAACAAGACTGCCAAGCCTTCTGCCGAGAAGCCTTCCGCCGAGAAGCCTGTCGCCGAGAAATCTGCTGCCAAGGCCTCTGCTCCGAAGACTGCTGCTTCCAAGACTGCCGTGAAGCCTGCTGCGATCAAGGCCGCTGCTGCCAAGCTGGCGGCGGAAAAGCCGCGCACCGAGAAGTCGTTTGCGCCGAACACCACCGCGTCTGCCATGAAGGCCGCTGCCGCCAAGGAGCAGGCCAAGCTTGCTGCAGCCGAGAAGCCGGTGGCAGCGAAGCCGGTCGCTCCGGCCCCGCGCGCCGAGGAGCCGAAGAAGACGGCGACCCAGCGTCAGGGCTTCAAGACCAACGAATATGTGGTCTATCCCGCGCATGGCGTTGGTCAGATCCTCGCCATCGAGGAGCAGGAAATCGCGGGCGCCAAGCTCGAACTGTTCGTCATCAATTTCATGAAGGACAAGATGACCCTGCGCGTTCCCACCGCGAAGGTCATCAATGTCGGCATGCGCAAGCTTTCGGAGCCGGCACTGGTGAAGAAGGCGCTGGAAACCCTGAAGGGCCGTGCCCGCATCAAGCGCACTATGTGGTCGCGTCGTGCTCAGGAATATGAAGCGAAGATCAATTCGGGCGACATCGTCGCGATTGCCGAAGTGGTCCGCGATCTGTTCCGTTCGGAATCGCAGCCCGAGCAGTCCTATAGCGAACGCCAGCTGTATGAAGCGGCGCTCGATCGCCTGTCGCGTGAAATCGCTGTTGTGCAGCACATCACCGAGACCGAAGCGATCAAGGAGATCGAAGGCCAGCTCGCCAAGAGCCCGCGCCGCGGTGCCAAGGCTGAAGATGCCGAGGCCGGTTCGGACGACAACGATGATGGCGATGAAGATGTCGCCGAGGATGAAGCCGCGTAA
- the fdxA gene encoding ferredoxin FdxA codes for MTYVVTDNCIKCKYTDCVEVCPVDCFYEGENMLVIHPDECIDCGVCEPECPADAIKPDTEGNIEKWLQINLEHAKKWPNITQKIDQLPEAEEFDGQEGKYEKFFSAAPGKGD; via the coding sequence ATGACTTACGTCGTCACCGACAACTGCATCAAGTGCAAGTACACCGACTGCGTCGAGGTGTGCCCCGTGGATTGCTTCTACGAGGGCGAGAACATGCTGGTCATCCATCCGGACGAATGCATCGATTGCGGCGTGTGCGAGCCTGAATGCCCGGCTGACGCGATCAAGCCCGACACTGAAGGCAATATCGAGAAGTGGCTGCAGATCAATCTGGAGCACGCCAAGAAGTGGCCGAACATCACCCAGAAGATCGATCAACTGCCCGAAGCCGAGGAATTCGACGGCCAGGAAGGCAAGTATGAAAAGTTCTTCTCGGCGGCGCCAGGCAAAGGCGATTAA